One window of Deinococcus planocerae genomic DNA carries:
- the rpsL gene encoding 30S ribosomal protein S12: MPTVQQLLRKGRAVQPKKSKVPALKGSPFRRGVCTVVKTTTPKKPNSALRKIARVRLSSGFEVTAYIPGEGHNLQEHSVVLIRGGRVKDLPGVRYHIVRGSLDTQGVKDRNKSRSKYGTKKPKAGAAAAAGKKK; encoded by the coding sequence CTGCCTACCGTTCAACAACTGCTTCGCAAGGGGCGCGCGGTCCAGCCCAAGAAGAGCAAGGTTCCGGCCCTCAAGGGGAGCCCCTTCCGCCGCGGCGTGTGCACCGTCGTGAAGACCACGACCCCCAAGAAGCCCAACTCGGCGCTGCGCAAGATCGCCCGCGTCCGGCTCTCCAGCGGCTTCGAGGTCACGGCCTACATTCCCGGCGAGGGGCACAACCTCCAGGAGCACAGCGTCGTGCTGATCCGCGGTGGCCGCGTCAAGGACCTTCCCGGCGTGCGTTACCACATCGTGCGCGGCTCGCTCGACACCCAGGGCGTGAAGGACCGCAACAAGAGCCGCAGCAAGTACGGCACAAAAAAGCCCAAGGCGGGCGCCGCTGCCGCCGCCGGCAAGAAGAAGTAA
- the rpsG gene encoding 30S ribosomal protein S7 — protein sequence MARRRRAEVRPIQPDLVYQDVLVSAMINRIMRDGKKNLASRIFYGACRLVQERTGQEPLKVFKQAYDNVKPRVEVRSRRVGGSTYQVPVEVSVRRQQSLTLRWMLSATEGRPERTAIERLAGEIMDAAQGRGGSIKKKDDVERMAEANRAYAHYRW from the coding sequence ATGGCACGTCGCCGCAGAGCAGAAGTGCGCCCCATCCAGCCGGACCTGGTGTACCAGGACGTGCTGGTGAGCGCGATGATCAACCGCATCATGCGGGATGGCAAGAAGAACCTCGCCAGCCGCATCTTCTACGGGGCCTGCCGCCTCGTGCAGGAGCGCACCGGCCAGGAGCCGCTCAAGGTCTTCAAGCAGGCCTACGACAACGTGAAGCCCCGGGTCGAGGTCCGCAGCCGCCGCGTCGGTGGCTCGACCTACCAGGTGCCCGTCGAGGTGAGCGTCCGCCGCCAGCAGAGCCTGACGCTGCGCTGGATGCTCTCGGCGACCGAGGGCCGTCCCGAGCGCACCGCCATCGAGCGCCTCGCGGGCGAGATTATGGACGCCGCGCAGGGCCGGGGCGGCTCGATCAAGAAGAAAGACGACGTGGAGCGCATGGCGGAAGCCAACCGCGCCTACGCGCACTACCGCTGGTAA